The genomic DNA AAGAAAGATGAATCACAAAGCCACCTGCATAATCAATCACATAGTTCTCCAGAAACCCTCCTCCCCAAATGGAGAAGGCTCCAATGGTGTAAGAAAATGTCACCCACAAGGGCACAAACACCATCCAAGCATAAAAATTCATCCTCCCCAGCAACGAACCAGCCAGCAGAACAACAGTAATTGCAGCAAAAGCAAACTGATAAAACACATAATCACTGTTGGGCACTTGGTAACCCGTCTTAGGCTGCTCCAGAAGGAAGCCATCAGTGAGAGCAGCATGAGGCTTCCCCACGAAAGGACTCATTTTTTTGCCAAAAGCCATGTTGTGTCCCCATAAAACCCAGCAAACAAGCACCATTGCAAAGGCGTAAAACGCCATAAAGGCTGAATTCACAGCCCATTTCTTCTTCACCATGCTTCCATACAAAATCACAAGCCCAGGTACACTCTGCATGCACACCATGGTTGTTGCTGTCAGCTGCCAGGCATTGTCTCCTTTGCTCATCCATTCTCGAGATGCTTCATCAGGATTGACTGCCAGTGGAAGATTCATGggttgattattttttttggggAAAATTTTGGGCTAATTCAGAGATGATTACAATATAATAAAGAGTGGTAGAATTTGGAGAACTTTGAAGTTTTCTCCAACTTTGTGCTCGTCGTACAGAAAGGATACACTGACATTCATATTTGTCTTTAGTTGGTTTTGCTTTGCAATTTGCTTCTGCCTTTGAGAATTCTAGGATTCCTTTTaactataataaaactatgaatataaaataaacaaaatgataatttataaataaataatataattatttattatttataataaaattattctatcaaatattattatctcaatttatataaataaatttatattatatatttatagatatcATCGATCTTTTAGGaggtttttttttgggaaattaaaataaatgcccttttttgtggggtaataaacaaatttaccccaaattttggggttaaagcataaatacccttaaattgaagtatttaaacgaaaatgccccaaatatccccttaaataccaaaactacccttctaatttaaattactattttatttaagggtaataaacaaatttaccataaattttggggttaaagcataaatacccttaaatcaaagtatttaaacaaaaatgccccaaaataataccaaaactacccttcctctatttctatataaaccacatatcttccttcatttttaacatatctgagagagatttctggagagagatttctgaagagagaaaataagttcgtgttcaagatttcgggggtgaagagaaaagttcgtcattacgaggtatttatccatgtcattactttaatcgttattattttattaataatgcaattatatgtgatattttatataataaattatagttatatgtaatatgtaaaataataaaaattagataggttatgctttaaatattatagtagtataggctaacatgatattacttcaatcgttattattttattaataatgtaattatatgtgatattttatataataaattgtagttgtgtgtaataagtaaaataataaaaattagtagggtatgtttaataatattattttgtcaaattgaagtatgaaatagatataattgtgtaatagatatctgtaaatactattttcagtcgtattatttatgttgattatatatttgatttaggcAATATACAATTTAGCTCCAAATTTTAGGAGTTAAgcgaaaatacccttatattaaagtatttaaacaaaaatgccccaaatatcctcttaaataccaaaactacccttttaaattaaattattattttttaaaggataatgccaaaacatgatatatttaagtaatcacaatatataatagaattacAGAATaagtataattatgtaatagacatctgtaaatattattttcagtcgtattatttatgttgattatatattttattgtaggattaatctaaatggctggatatgcttcaattagatatgagggaaattggatagaaaagggtgataatgttataaaatatgttggaggtaataggaaattgattaaaatcccagaacacacatcattcgaagaattaatcgaaatagtgagcgacaagtgtaatatagatcgacggatatttaacattcagttgaGTATGAAACCGAGACATCTCGACGATGGTGCTCCgatagaaatttcgaatgatgaggatgttgaagttcttaacggtctatctaacctcttcaaagaatgtgttccagtaTTTGTTATAACTACATTTACTGATGATAGTTACGAGACTCAACAAGCGaatgaagattttcaaggtggtgagtcgagcagttatccagaaaatcaaactattggtgtagaagagatGCAAAATATCcagatcaatccgaaacaagaattcttagaggaagattttgcacatataaatgaagttaacgttgatgcattgtatcacgcagaagaattccttaatgggggcgaagcaacttttccagactggagtgaatttaatggaaaggttGAACATAATATTCCAATCGAAGAACCAGAGATTGAAGAGAAGACCTATGGTAATAACGATATTAGAGGTACGAGTTATTTTCCAGAAATAAATCTTACTGGTGGGAATGTTCttactgatgcatttcattggttaccaccttttcctgatcaaccatctacatctagaaactctaaagcatcgacggatactgattctccaaaagttggtacattatttcctaGTAAACAACATGTGATTGATGCGATAACTCAAGACGCgcttcgtaggggatatcaatttagAGTGAAAAAATCAGACACGCTTAGATGGGTTCTTGAATGTCGTaacaaagaatgtaaatggcgtgcacgggcagttagggtgggagaaactgatagctttgaattacgTCGTTTGGATAGCTATCACACATGTTGCAgaaatcagatattacctcatcataggcaagcagGTGCTCGAGCTTTGGGGCagattttgaggaccaaattcattttagttgatcgtatttatcgaccgaaggagatcattgctgatatcgccgaccgatataaaattgatatatcatacgcacaagcatggCGGGCGAGAAATTGGGcacttcaatcattgagggggaCACCAGAAGAGTCATTTATGTTGCTACCAGAGTATTGTCTTAATTTGGAGCGTTGTAATCCGGGGACGTGACACATATACTAACAGATGAGGAGGATCGAttcaaatacttttacatggcgTTCAGTTGTAGTATCCGTGCATTTCAACATCATATTCGAtcggttatttgtattgatgctgctttcttaaagggtcgatatctgggtcaactatttattgctGTCGCATTAGAtggaaataatcaaatatatccgcttgcttttgggattggtcccagggaagatcatgacacatggtgctGGTTTTTAACGAAGTTGCGGGATTGtattggtgaggtacctcaGTTGGCCATCATTTCAGATCGACATGTCAGCATATTTTCTGCATTGGCTGAAGTTTTCCCTGGTGTGCATcacggttattgttgtcaccatcTCCATTGTAACATGCGGTCTAAGTACAAAAAAGAATGCTAAAGTCgcatggatgtattggaaagcAGCCAAGGCGTacactgaatttgaattccaacaGGTCATGAAGTCACTGTCCCGTTTGCACCCTGAGGCAACTGCATACTTGTATGAAGTGGGTTTTGATCGATGGGCACGAGCATATTTTCCAGGGCAtaggtacaatgtaatgactaccaatattgctgagtcatttaacgCCTTAGTCAAACATGCTCGAGGTTTACCTATTACTATGCTGATCGAGTTCATTAGAGGTACATTAcagcgatggttttatgaaagaagaaatcatgccagtaagttcatattcactgttatactatgttataaatatgtgttactaaacttatacttgattactaaccagatgaatttatatttatatgatttacagatgcTTGTACCAGTCCAGTCACACCTTGGGTTGAAGATAAGATCGCAAAACGTGTACGGAAGTCATCGAACTTAGAAGTGCGTCCTATAACAACTGAGCGATACCAGGTTCTTGGTAGTGGCCAATgccaatatgatgccctggtAGACCTGACGGAGCATACATGTACTTGtagaaattttcaattatcaaagattCCCTGCATGCACGTTATTGCTGTagccagatatatgaagctTACAACTTGCCTTCAATGGGTGCATTCATACTAAACAactgttgaaattaaaaaatgtaacatatgATAGAAGAAATTTCTGGCACTTCACCTCAACCTCCTCCCAATCCGTAATCGGAGCATCCGCATGTGGTGATCGATCGACATCGGTaatatcctatgacaatattaacatttaatattagtaaatcaaactattaagaaaagaaataacaaagtattcattatacaatgtacgtacctctaatgtcgaaacagACGTCACAATGGGAGCCGTAATCGGAGCATCCGCATGTGGTGATCGATCGACATCGGTaatatcctatgacaatattaacatttaatattagtaaatcaaactattaagaaaagaaataacaaagtattcattatacaatgtacgtacctctaatgtcgaaacagACGTCACAATGGGAGCCGTAATCGGAGCATCCGCATGTGGTGATCGATCGACATCGGTaatatcctatgacaatattaacatgtaatattagtaaatcaaactattaagaaaaaaataacaaagtattcattatacaatgtacgtacctctaaCGTCGAAATAGACGTCATAATGGGATCCGTAATCCGCGCAGCCACAGAAACGTCAGGCCGCTGTCACAAAGGACGATATTAACAAGTTTAGgaaaaatcaaattacatatgtgtaaatgagatataatattgtatatctatGTTTGCCTAACCGGAATAATCACAGAAGGTGTCGACGGAGAAGACCGCATGTGAAGTGATCCATCGTCGCCGACATCCTGTATCAGTAttagcaattaatattaattaatcgatAAGTTATATTTAACGGGattaataaatgtataatcaaataattcagatataacatttatttcaaaatgacGTTCTAATTACCTGAACCATCGTATGAGGTGCCATCGAGAAAACCTCATGCGATGATATATAATCGCTGATATCAACAGTCAATATCATATCTTCTCGGGATGGTCTCTCATCAAATAACCGAcgctataataattttaacatattaaaatttatttcaaaagtaacattcttaaAAAACTATAAGCAGTTAACACTCACATCGATAACAGGTGGAGACGGGAACGTGAAAGCCCCTGTCGATACTCTGTCACCATCGTCCCGAGAAGGCtgtaatataatttacaattattataaaattacatatgattgcgtatataaatagatgaaatatcttataaaatattaacttttttacctgtccgACAGTATCTGTGTGATGAGAGTGTCCGACCTCCGTACGAGTCGTCGTATCCACTATACGACTCAATCTATCCTCCATAACAGTCATCCTACCCTCGATGACTCTAAACCGATCCTCCATCCTAGCCTCTAATCCAGTAAGtcgatctaagataagatttccccATCGAGCCAATGCAGCATCAAAgtgatgaatggagaaatctgatCCAGTGGTAGGAGGCATAGGCACGGGATCCGGTGATATGTGCTCAGTGGTAGGGGGCCTAGGGTCGCTAATCGGGCACGTGGGAGGGGGCTGAACAGAAGCATCAACAGGAGGAGGAGCAACAATCGGAGAACTGACGTCACGAGGACTCGATGGTGCATCTCCTGACGCCgaagaagatcgactatccGATATCCCTGTATATCGGACGATATCCTCATACCACTCCGTATCTCTCTCAAcaggagataaatctaatggaaaattaacatcatcctacaagatatttattttcagtattcattATTGTCATATCCAgagtatatgttaatatttaattaattagtacttactggatctccagtgaagatagttgagatagaatcccatcccggaatgtccttcgtgtgccatctcaacatccGGGCGGCTCCAATATACGGCGACTCGTCTACCCATCGAAATAACGAGTCCAGCGTCTCATAAatccaaaactgcaatatcaatataaatcgattattgtatatatttacaatcatattaaactaattttattttaaacattcattttttgtttgaattaataaatatcataattacctGAAACGCTAATGGAAATCCCATAATGCCATACTGCTTAagctgattttcctttttctttttcggacCGGAATCAATAGAAATTCGGGAGATGTTATcgcatatagagcgatatgtcatctgccacactcatactccccacgggtatgcattaaacccatccaaatgatcagctaattgtaatatcttctggggaattgtttttctcaagtcactccctaacaacctcatgtgaagataaaacaacaatgctaacttaactgcatcagtgtcatcctccccccacggtctctgctggaaaacacgactcatatcagcatatgtaactgatttacacccgtgaaaatatgtctggaggatccgctctgtggccttcgatggaatgTAGAGGTCAATATCTACCAAATGACTGAATCGAAGGCCCGTCATAATGGCGAACTCATATGcactgaatctgacatccacgtcattaacccgaaaccataactcctctcccgaagtcaccttatttactgctcgaaggatgaaggaatgtactaggaccccactaaatcgactatccttcaactctaggaagtgtccgaaacatgtacgtcgaaacatttgtaattgtctctctgttaataatttttttatcacggctccaacatctctatatccacgtgtagtaacttgagccttgaagtgcTTTTCGAGAGGGAATCGCAGTTCATCTCTGCTttcgtctctttttctcttttgtacagctccctgtatgaaaattaaattacaattatattaaatttttataaattttagagaataaattattcaattctatacatagaggccttattcggaaaaacagatatcaaattcgaattctacacgtcaaaaaaccttaagatggttaaatttcaatttgatcccatatggaaaatatcaaaacagccctaaaatttaataaaataacattctgCCCCCCTGATTCCAACAAGAGGAAACGCATGCTGGATAACTCTGGAAAATCGCAATTTGccccaccacacgaattcgcgTGTCCATCACGCGAATTCGCGCGTCAACCGCGCGAATTCGTGAGTCAACCGCACGAATTCGGGGGGTTGACCGCTATTTTGCCAGCCCACAACGTTTTCCTATTTATGCTATgccccaccacacgatgaaaaCACGCATTTTCACCCCCATCCACACGAATCCGTGTAGTCCaacaagtttgaaaagttcaaaacacCTCCCCGTCCACAAGAAttctgaccacacgaattcgtgtggtcactgcgccattcgcgtggtcactgcgccattcgcgtggtgactgccgaattcgtgtggccacatttcaccttccaaacttcgtttttcaaactctatttcaacaacaatcaactctaaacctaatctaacataaaagccctaacaaaattcatcaaaatcagcaagaaatcaagcattttcttcgaaaatttcaaaccgtaaaccctaactcaaaacacccaaatttcgcatcaaatcgctcaaattgtgaaacgaaatgcataaagagatgacaagggttcttttactaacctttttgtccatcgtcGTTGCCGGAAGACGTCGGAAAAATCGCCGGATGAAATCGGAGTTGCCGAGTGCGCGAATCGTGTATTCAAATTTTTCAGTTTCGTGTGTTTGGCTGTTGTGCGCGTGGTTTTGGACGATTTTGAgtggaggggcattttcgtctcttcgcaattttggggcattttcgtttagtGTCAAAATTTAGGGGTAATTTCGTTTTAGCCCTTAATCTTtggggtaattattttaatttcccttttttttttcgcaTTTCGTTgtattgttatataaattgttaaggAACAAACATAATTCAATCATATCCGCAAGATCTtccataaatttataaaaatcaaaacagtttattataatttaatttaggggcataaaaattaaaaatatcgaCCAGAGAGAGGCCATGGCATTTGAGCGACCGAAGgccatgaaaataaaaaatgctgACCATGGCGCTGCGATTATCaaaccaattaaattatttttattaggccaaaaagacttattccaccCCAAGGTTTCTTGAAACTTTCAATTGGTacttattaagtattaaaaatttaaactcttatctataaatagttaaaattgataaaattaattagttttaaaagtaaaattattatttaattaataacatattaaaaataataaaactttattcatttctctcttggtttaaaaaataaacaatttttgttCAGAGACGAAGACGTTAGAGAAGAGAGAGAAGGTCAAAGAAAGGAGAGAGGGCGGGAGGAGATTCATCAGAAAATGGAAACTTAAcaaggaaaaatgttagttttctaaatcaaaggaaaaatagataaaattttgttatttttaatatattactaattaaataacatttttacttttataattaactaattctgttaattttaaccatccataggtgagagtttgagtttttaatacttAGTGAATACCAGTCTGCAGATTTAACAAACCTCGgttgagaataagtcttttggacttattgttattattattatctaatgttttgaatttgattagcTGTTGATGGACAttatcattcatttttattttgttggatTTTGCTAGGTCAAGACTCTACTTCTTCGCCATTAACAAATGGCCTCAACTTTTCAAGCACAATAAGtaatttcttattctttcaaGTATATATTCTTCCTATTCTTATATGATGGTGATCATACGGGCAATTTTAATAATCTCaaaggtttttaatttttttaatcataacccttttttttttgaaaaaaaaaaattaggtgatGCTGGAAAGAATACGAAAGAAAAACGTGTGATGGGTTCAATCTACCCTTCTCTTCGATAGTAAATATGATCAATCACTTCATTCCAGAAGAGTTCGGTTATTTTGAGTAGAGTTGCCAATTTTTTACGTAACACATAAAAAGAAGTTCGAACTGAGTATTTTTTATGccaatttttatttgagttgtaTTCAAATCAACTCAATCGCAAATTAAGTTATATTTGGGTTGAGTTTTCGTATGTATTGTATTTGACTCccatcaaaattaataatactagATCAATTCGAGTCATGTTTAAGTGATAACTtgtaaaatatatcatatcaatcaattcataattgatattatattcGGATTGAGAGTCTTTTAATCTAAAACCCACGTCAACCATCATATtggacaaaaaataattatattaaataagataaaccgttgatttaaacatatatttttttatatatacaaccgctttttgttattttatagtttttaggTTAACTAATTTATCTGGTTTGCCATTTAGGCAATTTTAAATCTTGAATTGAAGGCCTCCTCGAGTTCTGCCGATGGTTATATCTCATTTATGAagggattaatttttttttaatttatgatgaAGCACGAAATcgaaatacaaaaacaaaacaaagattGGTTTGAATCATTCGTGTAGTCATATCACTTCATTAAATATCATTAGACCTTTCCATCTTTACTTGTCGTTTGTTGGAATCTCAATTCCAGATTTCATTTATTATGAGCATCAAACACTTGGAAACACTTCTGCCCATCGGTACGGTGCTTTGGTTTTTGTAGCTTCCTAATTGTCAATTCTGTTTTATGATcttcaatttgaaattgaaacctTCATGGAGTTAAAAGGCGGATTTGTTCGAGTCAAATCCGCTTAAACTCGAATCtgtattcaattcaaataaattaaatttgggtTAAAGCTTTTGTTTGATAGTTTATCATGAGTTTGAGGGTTTacttgtaatttatttttttggttttattattcttcctatcgattttttttttaccaatttgAAAGAGTTTAAACTCATCTTTATTCGGATTTAACTCATCCGGATAATCTTTCTAATATTTGTTTAACTTAGATCTTGATAAGCAATAAGacgttacaaattaatataacaaagtTAATGTAATTGCAACTAATTAATGTGCAGTAAACATGAAACCTTTGTACAAGAGTGAATATGAACTAAATCGAATTGAAACTGAATATCTCTTGATTCAAATTCGactcaaatgaaaataatttgatttgaatttggtttaagTTTATCGAAACAAAGTTAAGGATAGCTCGACTCAACTTGGTGCTTGGgtgcataattaaaaaaattataatttcttgaaCTTGTTGAAAAGATCATGAAGAACAATAAGTTCCAATTAATCATTTagctttttatgaaaaattttaaccctaaattGATCTCTCGTCCTGCTTATAGTAGTTTCTAACTTAGAAACCTGTAAACAACGATAAGCTTCtccttttaatttcttctttctaaTAACTCAGCGCTGGAAGAAGGAATCAGAAAGATAACAGAAAAGAATTTAATACTCGCCATATTTGTGCCAACAAACTAACATGACTGCACATCTCCTCGCAATGTAGAATCTAGCCCAACTCTCTTTGGCCATGGCGATGCATCGGTGAAGTCTCTCTGAGATTATAGAACCAACCCTTTTCTTCTTGCTCATCTTCCTTTTCCCAGTTGCAACGGAATTGCGTTTACTCTTTGGCAACTTGGAACCCTACTTCAAACCAACCAAAATCAAGAGGAAACATCTCGTTGTTCTAACAACTTGGAACGTCCCTCAtttatctctctttctttctgatctttcatttcaacaacaatttaTGGTGGGCTTCATAATTCATTCATGTGAATAATGTCTCTTTGTCTCTGTGTatgtttcttttcttaatttcttcatGCATGTGATTGTTTACACAGATGGCATGACACTGATTTCACCGTAAAATTCTTTTGCGTTTAGCTCTCTCTTAGCTTTTTCCCATAAGAAACCGAATTTTCTTTGGTCCACCATTGATGTCATGAAAGACAATTCATACGTACAATCTCGTAACCATAGTTAATTAGTTAAGGCAGTTTACAAGCTTTTTCCACTGTTATAAGAACTCAATTATTGAAGGTAGGTAGCTCAATTGAATGTAAAggttatatctaattttaaaaaaaaaaaagccactGGATTTGTGGAAAAATATTAGAAGTCCACTTTGCTGTTTTGATTCTGATGAACAATGGAGATTAGAGAGATCATCTCCATGCAGTTCAACTTGCAATATGtaggttaacattaattatgattttagtttaataaaattgagtaattaaATAGTCCAATGttagtttatagataaatttgagtgattaataaatataagtcCAATACACATAAAAGTTATTATCTGAGTGGACAATAAAAATACGGGCCTTGAGATTTATTTGGCCTTGATGGGGTCAATTAACCTATTATATGTTAACTAAGACTCTGTTCTAAAACTCAATACAATATAacttaacaatttaaaattatcatttacgGATGTTTCTAAAGGAAAAGACTAAATCATATCGAGAGGTGATCTCAATAAACAATTTCAGATATTTTATGGATTCAAATTGCATGACGATCCAAATATTTCTAAAactctaaagtttaatttagtattttataatttatatataaatccagtgaattataattgtatgattttatgtttgtttacgTATAATAAATCTTATAGTAAGAGCTATATTAGTATAAATCAATGCGATTTTATGAATATGTAGGTGACGCTCTTTtaaatttaccttttttctAGGGAAAATGTATCAAGTGCCATGTTAGTGTAAACGTGAcaaatgtttgataaaattttgaagtggAGCCATGGATAAGCTCTAAACATTAAGGCTTGTGATGAAAGCAAATGCAAAGCTGAAATTGTGTTAATCTCTAACAAGCCAGCCTCCCCTCTTAACTCTGCGGTCAGTCTTTCCCAGAGAAAGATTCCCTCATTAATGGCTTCCTGTCGAGTGAGAAGAATCACAATCCTGGACGACCCCTTTGTTGGGTGCTGAGATTTGAAAGATGggcttgttttattttgaatcttTGAGCACTCAAATCTCACACAGGACAGTTTTTTGCCCATGTTACAAGAAATTATGaacactttttttttgttttttctgtgAATAGCGATGGTTAATTCTGACTTTTGGTTTTGGATCTGATATGATCATTCAAGTGGGTGCTCTTAAGCAATAAATGCACCGAATTTAAAACTTCTAC from Mangifera indica cultivar Alphonso chromosome 16, CATAS_Mindica_2.1, whole genome shotgun sequence includes the following:
- the LOC123199527 gene encoding uncharacterized protein LOC123199527, whose product is MSAYFLHWLKFSLVCITVIVVTISIVTCGLSTKKNAKVAWMYWKAAKAYTEFEFQQVMKSLSRLHPEATAYLYEVGFDRWARAYFPGHRYNVMTTNIAESFNALVKHARGLPITMLIEFIRGTLQRWFYERRNHANACTSPVTPWVEDKIAKRVRKSSNLEVRPITTERYQVLGSGQCQYDALVDLTEHTCTCRNFQLSKIPCMHVIAVARYMKLTTCLQWVHSY